A window of the Bacillus andreraoultii genome harbors these coding sequences:
- a CDS encoding LysR family transcriptional regulator, with translation MELRQLRYFVEVAEREHMTEAADHLHVAQSAVSLQISKLEDELGVMLFERVGRNLKLTEIGKTFLFHIKKALQAIDFAKEKVDEYLDPEHGTIKIGYPSSFVNNLLPTIISNFKKKFPSVNFHLRQGSYAYLSKAVKNGDINISFLGPVPQEDQDINVHILFSEKFYAIVPHHHHLAERNQLVLSDLKDEDFVLFSDGFILRKIAIEACKMAGFMPKITSEGEDIDAIKGLVSAGIGVSILPENTLINNIPRMTKKIPITYPEVKRTVGIVIPKNRELAPSEKIFYQFVVDFFSKLERFK, from the coding sequence GTGGAACTGAGACAATTACGGTATTTTGTTGAAGTCGCGGAACGGGAACATATGACTGAAGCGGCGGATCATTTACACGTCGCTCAATCCGCGGTTAGTCTTCAAATTTCGAAACTGGAAGATGAGCTTGGTGTTATGTTGTTTGAACGAGTTGGTAGAAATTTAAAACTAACGGAAATTGGAAAGACCTTTTTATTTCATATAAAAAAAGCTTTGCAAGCAATCGACTTTGCAAAGGAAAAAGTTGATGAGTATTTAGATCCTGAGCACGGAACAATAAAAATTGGGTATCCTTCTAGTTTTGTCAATAATTTATTACCGACAATCATTTCCAATTTTAAGAAAAAATTCCCATCCGTTAATTTTCATTTACGACAAGGGTCATATGCCTACTTAAGTAAAGCGGTGAAAAATGGTGATATTAATATTTCATTTTTAGGTCCTGTCCCACAAGAAGATCAAGATATAAACGTTCACATTCTATTCTCAGAAAAGTTTTATGCCATCGTACCACATCATCATCATCTCGCTGAACGGAATCAACTTGTTTTAAGTGATTTAAAAGATGAAGACTTTGTTTTGTTTTCAGATGGTTTTATTTTAAGAAAAATTGCCATCGAAGCTTGTAAAATGGCTGGTTTTATGCCGAAGATTACTTCCGAGGGGGAAGATATTGATGCGATTAAGGGACTTGTTTCAGCTGGAATTGGAGTTAGTATTTTGCCAGAGAATACACTCATAAATAATATTCCAAGAATGACGAAAAAAATACCGATCACGTATCCAGAGGTGAAAAGAACGGTCGGTATTGTTATCCCGAAAAATCGGGAACTGGCCCCTTCTGAAAAAATTTTTTATCAATTCGTTGTTGATTTCTTCTCAAAGTTGGAGAGGTTTAAATAA
- a CDS encoding M14 family zinc carboxypeptidase — protein sequence MNELQKDVSKLKNQYNDVLTIKQIGTSHFHHPIIAVKLGKGDHSILLIGSHHGREWITSNLLMEMLEQYTHAYVSNQKIGKYDAAIFDKVSIWFVPMLNPDGILVQQGKLFNHKLLQMNEGSKDFKRWKANGVGIDLNRQYPAGWENVPSSLQPSFMEYKGKRPVEAKEVQAFVTFVKEINPLSTISYHSSGHEIFWQFGDRQDIVRDYFLATSMSELTGYSLSTPPKEAFGAGFTDWFIETYGRPAFTFELTDFNKESNPPMTYLPEEWRRNQFVGLYLATEMAESLQSKRK from the coding sequence GTGAACGAGTTACAAAAAGACGTATCCAAGTTGAAAAATCAATACAATGATGTACTAACGATAAAGCAAATCGGGACAAGTCATTTCCACCATCCAATTATAGCGGTGAAACTTGGCAAAGGAGATCATTCGATTTTACTAATTGGTTCCCATCATGGAAGAGAGTGGATTACGAGTAATTTACTTATGGAGATGTTGGAGCAATATACACACGCTTATGTATCGAATCAAAAAATAGGGAAGTATGACGCAGCTATTTTCGATAAAGTTTCTATTTGGTTCGTACCGATGTTAAATCCAGATGGCATCCTCGTTCAACAAGGGAAGTTATTTAATCATAAGCTCTTACAGATGAACGAGGGAAGTAAAGATTTTAAACGGTGGAAAGCAAATGGAGTGGGGATTGACTTGAACCGACAATATCCAGCTGGTTGGGAGAATGTTCCAAGTAGCTTACAGCCATCGTTTATGGAATATAAAGGAAAAAGGCCTGTAGAGGCAAAAGAAGTGCAGGCCTTTGTAACATTTGTAAAAGAGATAAACCCATTATCTACCATTAGTTATCATTCGTCAGGACATGAGATTTTTTGGCAATTTGGGGATAGACAAGATATCGTTCGAGATTATTTTTTAGCAACAAGTATGAGTGAATTAACTGGATACTCTTTATCAACTCCACCAAAAGAAGCATTCGGTGCAGGATTTACAGATTGGTTTATCGAAACGTATGGACGACCTGCATTTACATTCGAACTAACCGATTTCAATAAAGAATCAAATCCGCCAATGACATACTTGCCAGAAGAATGGCGACGAAATCAATTTGTTGGACTATATCTTGCAACAGAAATGGCTGAATCTCTTCAAAGTAAAAGAAAGTGA
- a CDS encoding SpoVR family protein yields the protein MRQEDNLALEKAISEITEIAKGFGLDFYPMRYEICPADIIYTFGAYGMPTRFSHWSFGKQFFKMKLHYDLGLSKIYELVINSDPCYAFLLDSNSLVQNKLIVAHVLAHCDFFKNNVRFKNTKRDMVESMAATAERIRQYEIEHGKKEVESFIDAVLAIEEHIDPSLVRPNLAWSKDDIEYEEEESTISTPYDDLWNLDKRNEVKPKKTKKMKKFPPQSEKDLLLFIVHYSRELEEWQRDILTMIREEMLYFWPQLETKIMNEGWASYWHQRILREMDLTSDEAIEFAKLNAGVVQPSTTSINPYYIGLKIFEDIEKRYNNPTEEMKKLGIKPGSGREKIFEVRELESDQSFLRNYLTKELVMDEDMYLFQKQGRDYKIVDKEWEHVRDQLVNMRVNGGFPYITVENGDYMRNGELYLKHHYEGIELDLKYLEKVMPYIYQLWGRNVHMETVVEEKPILYNYDGRSVQRRYL from the coding sequence ATGAGACAGGAAGATAATCTTGCTTTAGAGAAGGCAATCAGTGAAATTACAGAGATTGCAAAAGGGTTTGGACTCGATTTTTACCCGATGCGTTACGAAATTTGTCCAGCAGATATTATTTATACATTTGGTGCATACGGTATGCCAACCCGATTTTCCCACTGGAGCTTTGGTAAACAATTCTTTAAGATGAAACTACATTATGATTTAGGACTAAGTAAAATTTATGAACTTGTCATTAACTCAGACCCCTGTTATGCTTTTCTACTTGATTCCAATTCACTCGTACAAAATAAATTAATCGTCGCACATGTACTTGCCCATTGTGATTTTTTCAAAAATAATGTCCGGTTCAAAAATACGAAACGAGATATGGTAGAAAGTATGGCAGCAACAGCAGAACGAATTCGTCAATATGAGATTGAACATGGAAAAAAAGAAGTGGAATCGTTCATTGATGCAGTTTTGGCAATAGAGGAACATATCGATCCATCTCTCGTCCGGCCAAATCTTGCATGGTCAAAGGATGATATCGAATATGAAGAGGAAGAGTCTACTATTTCAACTCCATACGATGATTTATGGAATTTAGATAAACGGAACGAGGTAAAACCGAAAAAAACAAAAAAAATGAAGAAATTTCCACCACAATCAGAAAAAGATTTGCTTTTATTTATTGTTCATTACAGTCGTGAGTTGGAAGAGTGGCAGCGTGACATTTTAACAATGATTCGTGAAGAAATGCTTTACTTTTGGCCACAACTCGAAACGAAAATTATGAATGAAGGTTGGGCATCTTACTGGCATCAACGAATTTTACGAGAAATGGATTTAACAAGTGACGAAGCAATTGAATTTGCGAAACTGAATGCCGGTGTCGTTCAGCCTTCAACGACAAGTATTAATCCATACTATATAGGATTAAAAATTTTTGAAGATATTGAGAAACGTTATAATAACCCTACGGAAGAAATGAAAAAGCTAGGTATAAAACCAGGGTCAGGGCGAGAGAAAATTTTTGAAGTACGTGAACTTGAGTCCGACCAGTCCTTTTTACGAAATTATTTAACGAAAGAACTTGTCATGGACGAAGATATGTATCTTTTCCAAAAACAAGGAAGAGATTATAAAATTGTTGATAAAGAATGGGAGCATGTTCGTGACCAACTTGTCAATATGCGGGTAAACGGCGGATTCCCTTATATAACAGTGGAAAATGGAGATTATATGCGTAACGGAGAATTGTATTTAAAACATCACTATGAGGGAATTGAACTTGATCTTAAATATTTAGAAAAAGTAATGCCATACATTTACCAATTATGGGGTCGTAACGTGCATATGGAAACAGTCGTAGAAGAAAAGCCAATACTCTATAATTACGACGGTCGAAGTGTTCAAAGAAGATATTTGTAA
- a CDS encoding YhdB family protein has translation MNKADYDRALFYTYRSQWDNLLILMVRTKDDILSKKIERFLHAYYYQKDDLIVEEHLYNLLQYVDYANDQATLMQQDVLYSV, from the coding sequence ATGAACAAAGCAGATTATGACCGTGCACTGTTTTACACATATCGTTCCCAATGGGATAATTTGCTAATACTGATGGTTCGCACAAAGGATGACATTTTATCGAAAAAAATTGAACGTTTTTTGCACGCTTACTACTATCAAAAGGATGATTTGATTGTAGAGGAGCATCTATATAATTTGTTACAATATGTAGATTATGCAAATGATCAAGCAACCCTTATGCAACAAGACGTACTCTATTCCGTTTAA